From the Psilocybe cubensis strain MGC-MH-2018 chromosome 6, whole genome shotgun sequence genome, the window CTATACAGGGCCAGGTAGTGTGGTTGAAGTCCGCAAGATTTTACCGCTCTTGATAAAAGGAGGCCCCGACCAACCCTCTTTCCATGTTGTCGCTCTCAGCTTGCCAGGGTTTGGCTTTTCGGAAGCTCCCAGGAAAAGAGGTTTTGCTTTTGATCAGTACGCCGAAGTGAAAAGATCCTTTACTAAAATTTGATACACAATACTTAGAACGGTTTATTAGGTCGGAAACAAGCTAATGTTGGCATTGGGATACGATCAGTATGGTATATTCTGTTTTTAGTTTGAATTGTCTATTTAGCGCATTAATTACTTTGCCCTTAGTTACTCAAGGAGGGGACTGGGGTTATATGGTATGTGTGATTCAACCTAGtataaatatatatatttataGCGAGTTTGTTATTGATGACTATCTGTAGGTCACCAGAAGAATCGGTCATTTATACGGCCGAAACTACAGCAGAGCATGGCACACCAATTACGAGGCTGCAGAACCTGGTCGGTCAGTGTTTTAACATCATTAAAACATTTATCAATGCTAACAACTCTTCCACAAACATGTATAGTGTTCCAGCAGAACTATTTTCAAAGACAGATGAATTTCTAAAGAACCTAGGACCCGAATATACAGCAGCAGATAAGGCAGGCTTAGAAAGAACAGTGTGGTACAGGAATCAAGGCATGGGCTATTTCTCGGAGCAAGCTACCCAGCCACAAACGATTGGCTATAGCCTGGCTGACTCGCCCGTTGGGCTTCTCGCATGGATATATGAGAAACTTGTCAACTGGACGGATGATTATTCAtgggacgatgatgaaggtAAGTATTTATGCTTTAAATGCAACCCTGACAAATGACGCCCAACTATTGGTAGTTTTGACGTGGGTATCAATATACTGGTTTTCCACCGCCGGTCCCGTTGCATCTGTCAGGATTTACTATGAAAACAGACACGAAAAGCCTTATATCGACATTCTCCCAACGATTCCACATGGCGCATCTGTATTCCCGAAGGATATCTTTGTGGCACCTTTATCGTGAGTCATTACTCTACGGTTTCTGTCTCCTTGAAGCTGGGTAAACGAACATCGTATTGCAAGGTGGACTGAGAGTCCCTACAGAGTCTTTGCGACGGTGCACCCCCGTGGTGGACATTTTGCTGCCACAGAACAACCTGAGAGGCTGGTTGAAGATGTGAGAAGGATGTTTGCCAAAAAAGGCCCAGCGTTTGGTGTGGTTGAGGGTAGAATAGGGTATTGAGCAATTGCAGGATGGGTGACCTGGAGGGTACTCATGACATCATCTATCTTGAGTTCACAATATTTCATGGACAGCCGGCTTGAGCGGGTCAATGTTTCCTTCTTTTGCCGCGGTCATCGTTGCCACAAAATCCTTATCTTCATTAGAACTTGACCGGAAAGATACATCAAGCCTTCAAATGTACAGAAAATAATGATTACTCGGGCAATACAATGAGCTTAAGATCATGATCAGAATTCAATCCGAGTCATTTTGCGACCCACCTGCCAACTCGATTTGATAGTTTCGATCTCTCAGGAGAACGGTATGCTTCCGTTTTGCTAAGCTTGATTCGTCATCTACGCCTCAATGTGCCAGAACCATGGTGCAACTCTTAAACAAGTCCATTCAGGATTCTCCATTCCCACACAATCAAGTATAAAATTATACATGAAACCGACCTTGTCAGATGTGATTCACCCAAGATTCATGACTCTTTCTACCATGGCGTCCAACGTTGTACCAGCGTCAAGTATCAGACCCTTCAAAATTCACATCCCAGATGAACGCATCGCTATTTTGCAATATAAACTAGCTTCTGCAACTCTTCCCGACGAACTTGAGGATGCAGGACGCGATTACGGCGTCCCTCTTGCGGATATGCAGCGTTTGCTTGGGTATTGGAAGTCGGGATATAACTGGAGGAAACACGAAGAAGAATTGAATACCGAGTTACCGCAATTCCAAACCGACATCGATGTGGAAGGACATGGCACACTAAAGCTCCACTTtgttcataaacaaagtGATGTCGCTGGTGCCATACCTTTATTATTTGTTCACGGCTGTAAGACTATTGCAGATAAATTTGCGCCTGCTGACTTCATCTGGATATGTTTTATAGGGCCTGGCAGTTTTATCGAAGTGCGCAAAATCCTACCTTTACTAATTCAAGGAACAAAGGAGCAGCCCGCGTTTCACGTCGTTGCACTCAGTTTGCCAGGATTTGGCTTTTCTGAGGCGCCTAAGAAAAAGAGATTCGCCTTTCTTCAATACGCCGAGGTATGCAATGCATTATAATGATTCTGCATGCGATTTTTAAAAAATCAATGCACGAATTCCAACGTTTTTATTAGATTTGCAACAAGCTGATGCTGTCGCTGGGATATGACCAATACGGTTAGCAAGAATTCACTGTCGATGCCTCGCTATTaacaaagatattgcaatctACCCCGGTTTATATAGTCACACAAGGCGGAGATGTAGGATACACTGTGCGTGCCTCTCAAATATGACAAGCAAGAATGCACTGAACATGTTCAGGTAACTAAAACCATAGCAAGTTTGTATGGAGGGAAGCATAGCAAAGCATGGCACACCAACTATGAAGCGGCACTCCCAGGACAGTTGGTATCGAAATATGTTGAATCGTGAGTAATGCGCTGAATAAATCACCTCATTCGTTAGGGCCCCGCCGGAGCTACTTTCACAGCCCCTTTCGTACCTCAGAAATTTGGTGACCAGGTATACACCAGCTGAGAAAGCAGGCCTAGCCAAAACAGCTTGGTTTAGGGCGGAAGGGATGGGGTATTTTATGGAGCAGACCACCCAGCCTCAAACGCTCGGATATAGTCTGGCTGATTCACCCGTCGGTCTGTTGGCATGGATCTACGAAAAGCTCGTCAATTGGAGTGACAAGTATCCTTGGACGGATGACGAAGGTACGCTTTGCGCGGTTTCTTTGTAAAATATCAAAGGCAATTGAATTCTTTGGTAGTCCTCACATGGGTATCAATCTATTGGTTCTCTACCGGAGGTCCCACAGCGTCAACAAGGATCTACTATGAAAGAACCAAACAGCAGGTAACCGCACCATTTCCAACAATCCCTCATGGCGTTTCCTTCTTTCCCGAGGAATTATTTAATGTTCCACGATTGTGAGCGACATAATTACTTTGATGTGGTACACATGGATCAAACAGTGCATAACAGTTGGACCAGAACACGATACAGGGTGTTCGAAGCTGAACATGACAGTGGAGGCCACTTTGCTGCTCATGAGAAACCTGATGAACTAGTTGCAGATTTAAGAAAAATGTTTGGAAGAGGAGGGCCAGCCTACGCCGTCGTCGAGGGCAAAACAGGCTATTAGGAACGTGAAGATGACGTGGACGTACTATGAAGGACAAACGACGATTGTCCATTTTCATGGGTAAATGAGCATCCCTCATTACATTGTACGTCCTTGGCAATCTCGAAAGACATTTTACAACTTTggctttcctttcttctcgtTAACTTCCATGGGAAGCGTTAGTGCCATTTGTGTAGCAATAGCGAGACAAAATTGTTCATCTCTCCAGCCATCTACTTCTTGGCCTTCCCCGATGTTTGAAGGCGCGGTCCAGACTTCTACATATGCTTCATGCCGTCCTTGTGGAGGAGTAACAAAGCGGCCAGAAGAGTATATCCCTACAGTACGAACTGCATGTTTCGAAGAGGGGAGAGGTATTTTGTTCTTAAACTCGACTGATAGAACCATCGTTGGAAACCAGCTGATAGGAGGGCATAATTATAAGCTATCTAGATCCATATACTCTGTCAACCtgaaacataccttgttgtTAATCCAGGGCGCTCACTTTTAGGTAGAAGAGTAGGCGTATTTATGCACATATCCACCAAGAAGCACAAAGCGGGATTAGTGATTCTGTCATGTGCATCGTTGAATGTGAGCCATGATCCCCATTCCAAACCTCCGCCACCGACGGTCGAGGAGTTTGTACGGTTACCACTATATGCATGGTTTTTGGCACGAAGCTCTGGTTCGTCTGTCCACGTAACATGGCGGCGAAAACTCCACCTCTGACTCATGGGATTGATGACCGCAGTGGAAGGGTGTGTATATAATGGAAGTCTTCGAGCGTAAGTCGAAGGAGGATTTAATGTGAGATTCACTTTGTCTTTCGGATGACGTCCAATGATGCCGAATATGAGATGGGTCATGATTTTAACGACACCCTGGGGAGTAAGGTGTAAGCTTTGTTCATCGCATTGTACAAGTAGGTAAAGTACTAGGCCGTACATCTTGTATCAATTCGGCGGACAAATTCGTGAATCCAGAGCTTGTTTTCACAGTCCGGACGCATACGGTGTATGAAGAAGTCAAAGTTGTTCTGAGATAATGAGCGGTAACGTGGAGAGGATCGACGTGGGGTTTGGATGATTGAAACTGGATGCAGGCTTCCAGGATTAATGCGAGTACGTAGCCTAAATGAAAGCCAAATAAATCATCCGATTCTGATTTCTGCTTGGGCATGATTTCTTACCACCGTTTGCCACACTTTATGGTAACAATTTAGCAGGATATCACGATTGATACAAACCTGGAACTCTTGCCTTCCTATCGTCCACTCGGGGTCCACTATACCAGCGTACAATTGGGCATCTTCCGAGGCATCCCTGGGCGAAGGCAAAAGTTGGACGTCGAAAGGAATGGACTTTGCATTAATCGCTGTTCCGAAGGGAGCCATTGAGAAAAAGTGCCTTCGAATTAATCCAAAACGCCAGAGGAGTAATTATGGGGGAAAGACAAGTTCAACTCCTTCTTTCAGCCAGACATGCCAGACCATCATTCCTCGGTGCCCAAGTTGCCGAGAGTCCGAGATATCTCACGCGATGTGAGGTGAGTTCTCGAAGTAGTCATTGATACACTGATGAGAAACGATGTCGGTCTGGGTCTGGTCGAGTAGGATGCCATGAGCACCGTTGGATCCAAGCTGGATCGTTGGTGGTAAATAACAAGCAGCGTGAATGCCCAATGGTGCTAATAAATGGATCGGCATCCATTCGGCTTTATGATGACAGCTCTGTAATTACTTGACTAGATTACGGCTGCGTGTAGAGACTAGCATTTTTTGCCAGCATTGTCTTCTCTTCCCATCTCTCATGTGTTAACCTGTCGTTTATCACTATCTGTATTTCATGACTATACGAATTCTCCCTTTTATAACGAATCTTTGCATTTGCCTTAATTGATACGAAACTCGAAATGGCACCTCGAAGAACCCGAGGGCCATTGGTGACCTTTTCAGACTTGGAATTGCAGTCGGTGGAGTCATCTATAGGGTTCAGCTCACAGACTATCAACATTGATAAGGACGATAAACGGTGGTACCATTATATCCCTCTGTGCGGTGAGTCGACAAGTAACCTCGGAAGGCATCAAGACAAATTTCTTGAACTAATTCCTGTCGACAATAGGAACTATAATATTTATACTGgcacctcaaccttcttggCTTTATGTTCTGGTCGATTTTCACCTCCAAACCATGCACCAACctgtcatatttttaactCATCTCGTGGCGACCTACACGCTTACGTTTATGGCGTTCTCTTCTCTCATTGTCTGCTTGGCTCGCGATCCTGGTCCTGCAAACGCACCCCCGTCACGCGTGAAAAATGCCAATGGAGAAGAAGCTGAAATGAGCTTAACAGAAGCCTTAATGCCTGATAGAGACTTCTCTGCCCCTGATAAATGGTGTCGAAAGTGTTGGGTATGCACTATTCGTATCTACCAATGAATTCCGATATGCTCAAATAGACTCTACAGGCTCCTAAAGCAGAAAGAACGCATCATTGTTCCATATGCAACAGATGCGTTTTGAAAATGGGTGCGCATATTCTCGAAAATTTCGATAATCAACAGTGACTGAACTAATGGCCTATAGACCACCATTGTCCTTGGATCGGCGCCAAATGCATCGTGCGTTTCTTCTAGCTACCACGCGATAAAGTGTATACTTATAATGAATCAGGGACATCGAACCTACCCTGCTTTTGTCCACTTTTTGCTATCTGTTACACTCCTATCCATGTATATATCATCAGTATCCTTTAGAGCGCTTTGGTTTGCATTTCATCATCCGTTTGTTGTTGTAAGTTCGTCCACTTTAGTGAATTGTCAACCATCTtatctc encodes:
- a CDS encoding Putative epoxide hydrolase; translation: MASNVVPASSIRPFKIHIPDERIAILQYKLASATLPDELEDAGRDYGVPLADMQRLLGYWKSGYNWRKHEEELNTELPQFQTDIDVEGHGTLKLHFVHKQSDVAGAIPLLFVHGWPGSFIEVRKILPLLIQGTKEQPAFHVVALSLPGFGFSEAPKKKRFAFLQYAEICNKLMLSLGYDQYVTQGGDVGYTVTKTIASLYGGKHSKAWHTNYEAALPGQLVSKYVESAPPELLSQPLSYLRNLVTRYTPAEKAGLAKTAWFRAEGMGYFMEQTTQPQTLGYSLADSPVGLLAWIYEKLVNWSDKYPWTDDEVHNSWTRTRYRVFEAEHDSGGHFAAHEKPDELVADLRKMFGRGGPAYAVVEGKTGY